A segment of the Labrus bergylta chromosome 11, fLabBer1.1, whole genome shotgun sequence genome:
ACACAGCCTCCCACTCTGCCGCATCCATGTAGTGAGAGAAAGCACTGACGTGCGACGGTTTGCCCCCATAATGTCTGGTCTTATGCAGTTCTGACTCGAGCAGAGATGAGTGTAAACGCCTTCGTGTTCCTTATCTGATCCATGCAGCATGATCTTTTTGAAGTCCTCTTCAAAGCATGCACTGTACCTCAGGAGACGGAGTGCCGTGCAGTGATGAGAGCGTGGATGAAATATCTCTTCATTGATAATCACGGTGTGTATCAGAAATGTatcaataaatacatgaatgCTGCATGAGACTTAACATAAAAGAGACAAGTTTAACACTCTTCATTTTTAGAATAGgacgtttatttatttttttacattcgAACAaggtattttatgttgttgaTATGATGATCttgatgttaaataaaaatgtgtagtAATTATAAAGTAAATCTGGGTGTAGAAAGCCAATGATCATTTTTCTCTTCAATACAGTAATCAATTTTaaatactgacatttaaaaaattaaatacaacaatATCTCAATGTAAGCATTTTAATTAAAGAAGctaattaagtaaaaaaaaaatgtacatatagATCATAACAATAATTTGATCTAATTGTTATTCGTTCAAAATCTCTGAATTACATAACTGAAAAAATCAGATATTCCTGATATTACAGGCTGTTCATGCAAAGCAGAGGAGCTACACGAATGTGTCCTGCACGCTCAAACAAAAGCTCAAGTGTCCAAATAGAAAATAATCTTCTGCATCACGGCCGTAATAATTTACGCTTGGCATATAGCAGCATTGCTAATTACAAATATTGCGACAGCTTTTCCACCTCAAACTAAAAGGCTGCTACCTTACAGAGAGTTCAACTCATTTAACTAACCCGGGAGCTCCAATAAACGAATCCGGATTTGTTATTGTAATATATGTGCTTACAACAACTGCAAATAATTGCCACAcctcattaaaaaatataattgtATTTTGTTACAAAAACTCTCCCGAAATTAATCCATACGGTTCTGAATTCATCGAATGTAcattataaaagaaaaatgttctaGTCCACCAGAGGAAATAAAACTTTCAATATGTTAATAATTAGCCTACATGGATTCTTAATCGACGGTAAACGTACATTGTTGATTTATAATTCatctgaagtttaaaattcaatATAGCATATTAAAAAAGGCTGCAGATAGAGTCCAAGAAAAAGCAACGTTACGCCGAAaagaaatgctgtttttttttttcttcagtccAAATGCGTAGGTGTACTTCCGCTCCTCGATGTACTACTACTACCTGTACTTTTTACTTGTATATAACAGCCAGGGATGAATTTGTTTTCGATAAACTGGGAAGCGGTGACGCATCAGACAGCGATTGGACACCTTGGTTTCAACTCCTCCCTTATaataaagagtgtgtgtgtgtctctgttgtaaAACACAGCAACACCGGGCGGCTGCGTCAGGAGAGCACATTCCACGCTGCACAATTACGCGGACTTCTAACTGGCACAGTGATCAGATAAAAACTAAAAGGCTACTGAACCTCACAAGGCTGAAATGGACTTTTAATCGGTTCGCCCTGATTAAGGACTTCGTTCGAGCACTTTAATACAGTTTACGGTACAACAGCTTTGAATGTTATGATCTGATTTTTACGCATGTGCTCTGAGCACAGACTTGAATAGTTGTCTTAtaaatagacatttttttttctttttaaatagctttctttcttctctaaaATTGGCTCCCGTACAAACAGCCGCGTTGGATCCCTCGGCTTATTGCGAGACTCCGGTGTACAACCCGGATCTCTGCCCTAATATGATAGCCGCCCAGGCAAAACTGGTGTATCACCTCAACAAATATTACAACGAGAAATGTCAGTCTCGAAAAGCCGCCATCTCCAAGACCATCCGGGAGGTGTGCAAGGTTGTATCGGATGTCCTGAAGGAGGTCGAAGTGCAGGAGCCCCGCTTCATCAGCTCTCTCAGCGAGATGGATAATCGTTTCGAGGGACTGGAGGTCATTTCACCCACCGAGTTCGAGGTTGTGCTCTATCTGAATCAGATGGGAGTATTCAACTTTGTGGATGACGGGTCTCTCCCGGGCTGCGCCGTGCTCAAGCTCAGTGACGGCCGCAAAAGAAGCATGTCTCTCTGGGTTGAATTCATCACAGCCTCCGGTTACCTCTCGGCGCGCAAGATTCGCTCGAGATTTCAGACATTAGTGGCACAGGCAGTGGATAAATGCAGCTACAGAGATGTTGTCAAAATGGTCGCTGACACAAGTGAGGTGAAGTTGCGCATTAGAGACAGATATGTGGTGCAAATCACGCCGGCTTTCAAGTGCACTGGGATCTGGCCACGCAGCGCTGCGCACTGGCCTCTCCCTCACATCCCCTGGCCGGGACCTAACCGAGTGGCTGAAGTCAAAGCGGAAGGTTTCaatcttttatccaaagagtgCTACTCCCTGAACGGCAAGCAGAGCTCAGCAGAGAGCGACGCCTGGGTCTTGCAGTTCGCCGAGGCCGAGAATCGGCTCCTGCTTGGcggatgcagaaaaaaatgcttgTCAGTCCTCAAAGCCTTACGCGACCGGCACCTCGAACTGCCCGGTCAGCCCCTGA
Coding sequences within it:
- the mab21l1 gene encoding putative nucleotidyltransferase MAB21L1, which codes for MIAAQAKLVYHLNKYYNEKCQSRKAAISKTIREVCKVVSDVLKEVEVQEPRFISSLSEMDNRFEGLEVISPTEFEVVLYLNQMGVFNFVDDGSLPGCAVLKLSDGRKRSMSLWVEFITASGYLSARKIRSRFQTLVAQAVDKCSYRDVVKMVADTSEVKLRIRDRYVVQITPAFKCTGIWPRSAAHWPLPHIPWPGPNRVAEVKAEGFNLLSKECYSLNGKQSSAESDAWVLQFAEAENRLLLGGCRKKCLSVLKALRDRHLELPGQPLNNYHMKTLVSYECEKHPRESDWDENCLGDRLNGILLQLISCLQCRRCPHYFLPNLDLFQGKPHSALENAAKQTWRLAREILTNPKSLEKL